The sequence TTGGAGCAGCTTCCTTAAACACATGTTTAAAAGGATAAAGCAATATATTCTCCACCTCGCGCGGCGCCACCTGCGGATCTGTACGGGCAAAACCTTCGCGGGCTCCTTTGTTGGCGCTGTAAACAGCAAAGTGCTTAACCGTTGAAGCGATTTGGTTATGATCCTGCATACCCTTTGCCATGGCTACACCCAAACGGGCCACCAGGTAAGGGTCTTCGCCATACGATTCTTCCAAACGGCCCCAGCGCTGGTCGCGGGCCACATCAAGTATAGGGGCATACACGTTGGTATACCCAAGGGCGCGTGCTTCTTTACCGGTAATTAACCCTTCCTGATAAACCAGGTCTTTGTCCCAGGTCATACCCATATTTAACTGCGTGGGGAAGCCGGTTGCTTCGTAGGCTTCTACCCCCCGGATACCTTCGTTAGTAAAATCGGTAGGGATACCCAGGCGGGTTTGTTCAATAAAGAAACGCTGGGTTTCATTCATCGCCCAAATATGTTTTTCCATATTGGCAGCCAGATTTGAGTTTGATAATTTACCCCAGCCGATAAACCCGTTCAGGTGTTCATCAATATTGGCAATGCCGTCTTTCCAGATCTCGTTCTTCCAACCCGGGGTAGGTAACGAATCTTTTAACACCCGCTTCCAGCCATACAGGGTTGCCATCTGGCAGGTTTTCTCTTCCAACGTCATTTGCGAAAGCAGGCTGGCGATACGCTCATTAATACCACGCGACGGATCTTCGTAAATATCTTTCCGGCCGTTTTTATTCAGATCTATCCAACCCGATCTATAAATACCTTTTTGAGTTTGGGCATTCATGACACCGGGAATGAGCAAAACTGCAACCAGGCCACTTAAAAGCTTTTTCATATTAAAATGTATGCGGAAACGCTATTGTTTATAAATGATTTAAAGCAAATGTAATAAAATTTGCGTGTGCGCACACGCAAATTAAAAATTTTATACCATATAGGCAAATCACTCATTTTTAAGCTGTCAATTAATATTTAAAAAATCGGTATCCTCTCCCAGGAAATAGTTGAGGTTTTCTTTCACAATGATATCCAGCGGCAGATATTTCATCATTGGTATCTCTTTTTTCAGCACAAGATATTCCGATATCAGTTGCAGGCTCCAGAACCCTTGTCCCCTGGCATTTTGGTTGATGAGAAATGTGATCAGCCCGCTTTGCAAAAAATTAACGTTTTTAGGTAAAAGGTCGTACCCTATTATTTTTATTCCATTAATTCGTCGCTCTTTAAGATAACCGGCCACCTGGTAGGCTTTGGAAGTGGTTACATAGATGGCTTTAAGATTGGAATTATGTTCTATCACCTTATCCATCTGCGCTTTAAACAGCGAATAATTTGAACTATTCAACTCTTCCTTCAGCAGGTCGTACTCTTCAAGATCGTTCTGTACAAAGTAATTCCTGAATCCCTGCTCTTTTTTGCTCATGTGGAAAGCGTTGGAAATATCCTCGTCGAAATGGGCGATGAGGACCGTACCATTATCTGGTAAACTGCTGTGCACCAATCGCGCGGCCAGCATACCACTTTGGTAGGCGTCCTGCCCTACATAACAAAGCGGGTATATATCGGCAATTTGTGTATTGAAAAGTACAAAGGGGATCTTTTTATCCTGCCAGGTTTTAAAAAAGGGCAAAACTTCCCGGTAAAATATAGGGGATACGATAATGCCATCCGGTTCGCTATTGTTAAGCTGCCTGGCCTGCTCCACAAATGACTTCACATCGTAAGGGTCGAACAAAAAGAACTTAACAACTACACCGTATTGCTTCAACTCACGTTCGGCACGTTTTATCCCTTCCCTGGGGTCTTTCCAATAGGTATCGTACTGATCGTCAGGAATGAGGGCAGCTACCTCGAATGTCTTTTTTGAACCCAGCGCCCGCGCGATAAAGTTCGGCTCGTAATCCATCTCCTCCAGTATCTTCAGTACGCGCTCAGCTACTTTAGGCGAAACCCGCCCTCTTTTATGGATAACGCGGTCTACCGTACCTGTCGAAACCTTTGCTTTTAAGGCAATATCCTTTATCGTTATCTTCCTGTCAGACATTCTTTTTACGCTCTCCCTGATTGTATCTTCATTATTTATCCTGCTGCTTTACAACACGGTGTTTGCGAGCACGCACAATAAATAAAAAGCATGAAAGTAACAAATTACTTGGTTACTGCAGCCATTATTTAATTCACTGCAGGTAAATATTCATCATTTCCTTAATTCAGCTACCTGAAAGACAGGGAGTATTTATTTAATCTTCCGATTTTAAGGCTTGTTGAATTAAATTTAAAGCAGCTGGCGAAAAGTTTAAGCCTAAAGCGAAACTATGCCCGTGAGTATCCATTTTTAATAAGGATTTACGCAGGATATTGATCATTTTTTGCGGATCGTTTTCGTACTTCTTCCTAAAATCCTCGTACTGGTATTGCAGAAAAACTAAACAAAGCGCATTTTCCATCGTTTGCACATCGGCGTCAACCTTTATCCGCTTTTTCAGGATGATCTGGCTTACACGATCCACCTGTTCATCGCTATATCCGGCCTGTTTCATCAACTTACCTGTTATGGCGGCATGGTGCAGCGCCAGGTCTTTACGCCATTTCAGATAGGGCTCCCTACCCTCGGGGTAACTTTCGCGCGGTATTTCCCAACGGCCAATATGCTGGCTGCGCGATGCCAAAAGTAATTCTTGGTTTGCATTAGGGTCGAGCTTTAAAACCCAATCATACAGTTTAATAGCAAAAAAATATTCTTGCGGGTAATCAGTCCCATCCCATTCAAAACCACGCGGGTCTTGCCGGTTATAATCGTCAAAAAGTTGAAAAGCGGTTGCTAAATTATTCATCGCCTTAAAATACTATCTTTTGTCTATCAACTCAAAACTATCTTCCGATTCACAAACAGGGCATATGTAAACGCCGAGATCTTCAAATGCAGTTCCGGCCGGGATATCATTTGATGCATCGCCGTAAGTTTTATCATAAACAGTCATGCAATGTTTGCAGCTATAAAGCAATTCATCTGTAGTTGTAGCATCCCCCTTATCAG comes from Mucilaginibacter mali and encodes:
- a CDS encoding substrate-binding domain-containing protein, which produces MSDRKITIKDIALKAKVSTGTVDRVIHKRGRVSPKVAERVLKILEEMDYEPNFIARALGSKKTFEVAALIPDDQYDTYWKDPREGIKRAERELKQYGVVVKFFLFDPYDVKSFVEQARQLNNSEPDGIIVSPIFYREVLPFFKTWQDKKIPFVLFNTQIADIYPLCYVGQDAYQSGMLAARLVHSSLPDNGTVLIAHFDEDISNAFHMSKKEQGFRNYFVQNDLEEYDLLKEELNSSNYSLFKAQMDKVIEHNSNLKAIYVTTSKAYQVAGYLKERRINGIKIIGYDLLPKNVNFLQSGLITFLINQNARGQGFWSLQLISEYLVLKKEIPMMKYLPLDIIVKENLNYFLGEDTDFLNIN
- a CDS encoding DUF4202 domain-containing protein, encoding MNNLATAFQLFDDYNRQDPRGFEWDGTDYPQEYFFAIKLYDWVLKLDPNANQELLLASRSQHIGRWEIPRESYPEGREPYLKWRKDLALHHAAITGKLMKQAGYSDEQVDRVSQIILKKRIKVDADVQTMENALCLVFLQYQYEDFRKKYENDPQKMINILRKSLLKMDTHGHSFALGLNFSPAALNLIQQALKSED